The following is a genomic window from Marinobacter salsuginis.
CAACAAGGCATCATTGCCAACATTTCGGACATTTCGGAACTGCGGGAACAGCAGCGCCAGCACCGCGAAGCCATCGACTTTATTTCCCACGACGTACGTTCGCCACTGGTTTCACAGCTTGCCCTGATCGAACAGTTGAAACGAGACCCTAGCCACATTGAACAGGAACAACTGGACCAGCTGGGACGGCTGGCCCGACGAAGCTATCACCTGGCGGAGGAGTTCGTACAACTGGCACGAGCCGAACAGCTGACAGAAACCCGGTTCTACGAATGCGAGTTTCTGGCCATCGTGGAGAATGCCCGTGATAGCGTCAGCGAACAGGCCATCGAGAAGCAGATACAGCTCCAGCTTCAGGGCACCGAAGATCTTTGGCTGAAAGGCAACGCGGAGCTTCTGGAGCGGGCCGTTATCAACCTGCTCACCAATGCGGTTCAATACAGCCCGAGTGGATCCGACGTCAGCATTCAGGTCTTCCGCGCCGGTCACCAGGCCTGTTTGACGATCGCGGACGAAGGCACAGGCATCGATCCGGAAGAACTGCCGCACCTGTTTGACCGCTACCGTCGGCAGAAGAGCTCGGAATTGGCCGGAGTACACGGTACCGGGCTGGGGCTTTCGTTCGTAAAGACCGTCGTGGAAAAACACAGGGGAGAGATATCGGTGTCATCGACACCGGGTGAAGGTTCTGCCTTCACCTTGAAACTTCCAATTGCAGATCCGCTGGCCTGAGACTTCAAACTTCAGGCCGGGAATCCCCGCCTCAGGACCGGATAGACTTGCTTACAACATCGGAGGGCTCACTGATCAGCCCGTTGGTATCCTGAACCTGAATGGTGAAATACCAGGTACCCACGTCCAGCCCGCTTACTTCGTAGGACATTTCCGCCTCGGCCTGAGCATTGATAACGACAACCTCTTCGCTCAGCTCTTCGGCATCCTGCCCGTAACGAATCACATATTTGTCGAGCTCGCCCATCGGAATGCTCTCGCCATTCACGCGAGTAAGCGGCGCGCTCCAGCTCAGCACTGCGGAACGCTCAGGAGATGGATCCTGACCACCAACGTTGCCGCCATCAGTCGGATTACCTGAACCAACCGAACCGCCGGAATCGCCCGGTGATGCAGTGCCAGCACTACCCGATGAACCACCCCCACAGCCTGTGAGAAGTGCTCCCAGAATAAACGCGGCAATCCATGCCTGTGACACTTTGATGACGCGTTTCATATGCAATTAACACCAATATATCGTCGACTTTGTAAAATTGTATAAAACGTGGACGATTATCGATGTGATGACGGTCATTTTCCTAATTACGAAAATGTCAATTTCCCGTCAGGGAATGGTAATAAAGAGGGGAAATCACTGACTAGCAAGGCAAAAATTTGCCCGGAAAGGGCGATAGCGGCGTGAGCTACTGGAAAAAAGTCTAAGCAGGGAAAGATAAGCAGGGAAAGAAATGAAGGAAGGTATATAGCATACCTCGAAATGACTGGAGACCATACTCAACTGCGAGAGCGTGCCTCTATGTAAATCAGGTGCTACCTACAACAACGCCAGCACCAACCCCTCTTCCCAACTGATCAACACCAGCGTCAGAATAGTTGCCAGAAGGAACGGAAGCAAAGCCCGGAAAATAGCCATCGGCGATGCGCCGGTCATGGCGGAACAAATATAAAGGCCCGCACCAACCGGTGGCGTAAGCAAGCCAAGAACCAAAGTCAGGCACACCACCACGCCGAACTGGTAAGCGCTGATGCCGAACTGAGCTTCCGCTATGGGCATTAGGATCGGCACGACCAATATCAGTGCGGCAATGCCATCGATCACCATGCCCACCAGCAGCAGGATACCCACGACCAGCATCAGAAACATGAAAGGGTCTGTGGTTTGTGCGGCGATCCAGCTGGCCGCGCTTTGCGGGATCTTTTCGAAGATGATCACCCAGCCGAATACGCCGGCCGCGGCAATCAGCATGATGACCATGCCGGAATTGAAGGCGGTCCGCCTCAGAACTCCGAAAAGGTTTTTGTATTTGAGGTCTCTATAAACATATTTGCCAATCACCAGCGCACCCATTGAAGCCAGCGCGGCTGATTCTGTGGGCGTGGCCAGCCCGGTGAGGATGCCGCCGATGATGATCAGCGGGATAAGCGCCGCCGGGATGCCCATCAGGAAATACTGTTTAGCCTGCTGGCGCGTTGGCCAGCTCCCTTTCGGATACTGGTATTTCAGGCCGAGCAGGCTGATAGCGATAAAAAACAGGAAGGACATCACCAGCCCTGGAATAATGCCCGCAATAAACATATCCGCAATCGGTACCTGGGCCAGAACGCCAAACAGCACGAACAGCATGGACGGCGGGATAATGGGCGAGAGCAATCCCCCGGCAGCGGTTATGGCGGCGGCATAAGGCTTTTCGTAACCGTCTTTCTCCATGGCAGGCACCATGGCGCGAGACATCATGGCGATCTGTGAGGCAGCAGAGCCCATAATGGCCGCCATCATCATGTTGGCCACCAGGTTGATATAAGCCATGCCTCCGCGGAACCCACCGACCAGGATGCGCGCCAGGTTCACCAGCCTGCTGGTAAGGCCACCCTCATTCATCAATTCGCCGGCGAGCATGAACAGGGGTATCGCCAGCAGTCCATAGCTCTGGATAGCGCCGAATAGCTGTTGCAAGTAGGAATCCAGCAGCACGGTGTTACCCGAATCGTAGATATACCAGAGCGCCGTCAGTGCCAATACCAGGGAGATCGGCACTGCCAAAAACAACAGAACGGCGAAGACAACCGCGGTCATGTCGTACCCCCGCTCTGTTCGGGGGCGGCCTCGAAACAAAGAAGATTAGCTAAACCATGAATGGTCAACGTAATCGACAGAATCGGCAGCACCATCCACACCCAGAACTTTTTAATGCCCAGGGTGCTGGTGTTCTCCGCGTACATGAAGTTGAAGGTTTCTGCCTGAAA
Proteins encoded in this region:
- a CDS encoding TRAP transporter large permease; the encoded protein is MTAVVFAVLLFLAVPISLVLALTALWYIYDSGNTVLLDSYLQQLFGAIQSYGLLAIPLFMLAGELMNEGGLTSRLVNLARILVGGFRGGMAYINLVANMMMAAIMGSAASQIAMMSRAMVPAMEKDGYEKPYAAAITAAGGLLSPIIPPSMLFVLFGVLAQVPIADMFIAGIIPGLVMSFLFFIAISLLGLKYQYPKGSWPTRQQAKQYFLMGIPAALIPLIIIGGILTGLATPTESAALASMGALVIGKYVYRDLKYKNLFGVLRRTAFNSGMVIMLIAAAGVFGWVIIFEKIPQSAASWIAAQTTDPFMFLMLVVGILLLVGMVIDGIAALILVVPILMPIAEAQFGISAYQFGVVVCLTLVLGLLTPPVGAGLYICSAMTGASPMAIFRALLPFLLATILTLVLISWEEGLVLALL
- a CDS encoding fibronectin type III domain-containing protein, encoding MKRVIKVSQAWIAAFILGALLTGCGGGSSGSAGTASPGDSGGSVGSGNPTDGGNVGGQDPSPERSAVLSWSAPLTRVNGESIPMGELDKYVIRYGQDAEELSEEVVVINAQAEAEMSYEVSGLDVGTWYFTIQVQDTNGLISEPSDVVSKSIRS